In a single window of the Leptidea sinapis chromosome 47, ilLepSina1.1, whole genome shotgun sequence genome:
- the LOC126978087 gene encoding uncharacterized protein LOC126978087, translating to MVRGAPLVLSLALTWLCVAHSSVLVPTYVLPPDSFVRDQRSLGPAPDSETGESQRTIKRLIGGHMKIKTEKEHGSPKNSITFTDKSDSVKFNGVIAPDQSGGNVGWNQGIWDDGMLMSSAGEGKETKKIKEDDEDKKTLSDQVAEGKYGLIQNELFSKTPKRPGILSYETNTETRSKDNLQNLGGLKKDEIWLAEDNLLVIKGGSFPERTQEADQKLWPPIDNYEAPRRQVKLPQKPKIPPPFPVRLSDDGPLIFLTPNGSVPASFFPTYPSGEGEGPLPPPPFLYPSGTFDSPGENKRNTSSGGPTMSDPPFPFLPGNASEGTFPFPPSMNGSFPEGFPPGAAFLPPPSNQTDLYDEDDPSIYYPPPYNFSYRTDYKNNVPAGPLVPGIILPPPPDFFAPLEEKSTTEEIKTTSVPITHTRQKTTMRRPSTSTTNRGKYKTRPTSTELPKTTEIPTTTSEATTTVKHRKPQRLNSVSHRIPVRIHNQPEEIISRPKTEKPVHKSRTKLTSKPLSVSVIYDYPNQVYDNSPPATTQEPYSIYSVPQKVVDEEGNDITSTSVPIRSYYSNIQNDEIPTTKLQPVYNRKPQENAIASFYFFDEQPKTSKSPDTYYDGRNYYDTVQVQSPPKTKQNNQHNQYEPAIEIPYSNLNQANSLFLFPQKNGPRTLTQEYFSIQNPRSQPVYTKQAKPRPQLFYQQIADIQQTIDFFTTKRPPAYSHRPYTNKQNRQPVTTRPVYQFSYETQPRPEKLVFRAPKLDPEPFRPMVSYSKPLDLGNDFNAITPSVSTGYHQQYLVENVQVSTESPTSSRHYPKSKPREQDYEDLPIKNTSPATHRNEIPQQTGKPRVNKHPSTTPNPISSGYYTKQDERYIDDFTKNSFDIFGQKLEDNARDVNGYAVTPPLETVKTPVDNGINLQYEYEIVESQSPTPPSLHGDTVVNDRLPRPPVNPDSEPVHPGHANAQIIEQRPPSLEGDTLVNDRFPRPQINPDSEFIPIPNPNYGRQPQQYRQLVPEPQYYAGEQYDLNRPSLVGDTDVNYRRPLPAENPDAEWIGAVNSAGEGRPGSLVRYRLPGEGGHVYFLTPQAAQAVRERYRAPAYGR from the coding sequence ATGGTGAGAGGGGCACCGTTAGTGCTATCTTTAGCGCTGACATGGCTTTGCGTGGCGCATTCCAGCGTTCTTGTGCCCACATATGTTTTGCCGCCTGACTCGTTCGTGCGCGACCAACGCTCACTTGGTCCAGCGCCGGACTCAGAGACAGGAGAATCACAAAGGACAATAAAGCGACTTATTGGTGGACATATGAAAATAAAGACTGAGAAAGAACACGGAAGTCCGAAAAATTCCATAACCTTCACGGACAAAAGTGACAGTGTAAAGTTTAATGGAGTGATCGCGCCGGACCAGTCGGGCGGCAACGTTGGATGGAACCAAGGTATTTGGGACGATGGAATGCTCATGTCAAGTGCTGGAGAAGGAAAAGAGACTAAAAAAATCAAAGAAGACGATGAGGATAAAAAGACTTTATCTGACCAAGTAGCTGAAGGGAAATACGGCTTAATTCAAAACGAGTTATTTTCTAAAACTCCGAAACGTCCGGGTATACTTAGTTACGAAACTAACACTGAAACGAGATCTAAGGATAATTTACAAAACTTAGGTGGTCTCAAGAAAGATGAAATTTGGCTTGCAGAAGACAATTTGCTCGTTATTAAGGGTGGTTCATTCCCGGAACGAACACAGGAGGCTGACCAAAAACTATGGCCCCCAATAGATAACTACGAGGCGCCTAGAAGGCAAGTAAAATTACCACAGAAACCTAAAATACCCCCGCCCTTTCCAGTACGTCTTTCCGACGACGGACCGCTCATCTTCCTTACTCCAAACGGTAGTGTCCCTGCGTCCTTTTTCCCTACCTACCCTTCGGGAGAAGGCGAAGGCCCTCTACCTCCACCGCCATTCCTTTACCCATCAGGAACGTTCGACTCCCCGGGTGAAAATAAGAGAAACACTTCTTCCGGGGGACCGACGATGTCAGATCCTCCGTTCCCATTCCTACCTGGGAATGCGAGCGAAGGGACATTCCCATTCCCCCCATCCATGAACGGCTCTTTTCCAGAAGGCTTTCCTCCGGGCGCCGCATTTCTACCACCACCGAGCAACCAAACCGATCTGTACGACGAAGACGACCCTTCGATATACTATCCGCCGCCATACAATTTTTCTTATCGCACTGACTATAAGAATAACGTACCGGCTGGACCGTTGGTACCTGGAATTATACTACCGCCACCACCTGATTTCTTTGCTCCTCTAGAAGAGAAATCGACTACCGAAGAAATCAAAACTACGTCAGTTCCGATAACCCATACAAGGCAAAAGACGACAATGAGACGTCCATCAACATCGACAACAAATAGAGGAAAATATAAGACAAGACCCACGAGCACGGAATTACCAAAGACAACCGAAATTCCAACAACAACATCTGAGGCTACAACCACAGTCAAGCACAGAAAGCCACAACGTCTTAACTCTGTTTCACATAGGATACCTGTTCGAATTCATAATCAACCAGAAGAAATAATTTCAAGGCCTAAAACTGAAAAGCCAGTACATAAATCAAGAACAAAGCTTACATCAAAACCACTTTCGGTGTCTGTTATTTACGACTATCCAAATCAAGTTTACGATAACAGCCCCCCTGCAACCACACAGGAGCCTTACTCAATCTATAGCGTACCACAAAAAGTAGTTGACGAAGAAGGGAATGACATAACATCGACATCTGTCCCAATCAGATCGTATTATTCGAACATACAAAACGATGAGATTCCTACTACTAAACTTCAACCTGTATATAACAGGAAACCACAAGAAAACGCTATTGCATCATTTTACTTCTTTGATGAGCAACCGAAAACATCTAAATCCCCAGATACATATTATGATGGACGGAACTACTACGACACTGTGCAAGTTCAATCACCTCcgaaaactaaacaaaataatcaaCATAACCAATACGAGCCAGCAATTGAAATACCTTATAGCAATCTTAATCAGGCCAACTCACTGTTCTTATTTCCGCAAAAGAATGGCCCACGAACGCTTACTCAAGAATACTTCAGCATACAGAACCCACGATCCCAACCGGTTTACACAAAACAAGCAAAACCAAGACCTCAACTTTTCTATCAACAGATTGCTGATATACAACAAACTATAGACTTTTTCACTACAAAACGTCCACCAGCATATTCACACAGACCGTATACCAACAAACAGAACCGCCAGCCAGTAACAACAAGACCAGTTTATCAATTTAGCTATGAGACGCAGCCAAGGCCAGAAAAACTAGTATTCCGGGCGCCTAAATTAGACCCGGAACCATTCAGACCCATGGTTAGTTACAGCAAACCTTTGGATCTCGGAAACGATTTCAACGCAATAACTCCATCTGTATCAACTGGATACCATCAACAATATTTGGTTGAAAATGTTCAAGTGAGCACTGAAAGTCCAACATCTTCAAGACACTATCCAAAAAGCAAACCTAGAGAGCAAGATTATGAAGATTTGCCCATTAAAAATACATCTCCTGCTACTCACAGAAACGAAATACCTCAACAGACAGGTAAACCACGAGTAAACAAACACCCAAGTACAACACCGAATCCTATCAGTAGCGGATACTACACAAAGCAAGATGAGCGTTACATTGACGACTTTACAAAGAATTCTTTCGATATATTCGGACAGAAACTCGAGGATAATGCACGAGATGTGAATGGCTATGCGGTAACACCACCACTCGAAACTGTTAAGACGCCTGTTGACAATGGAATTAATCTTCAGTATGAGTATGAAATTGTCGAATCTCAAAGTCCAACTCCACCATCATTACATGGAGATACAGTGGTAAATGACAGACTACCTCGTCCTCCCGTTAATCCAGACAGTGAGCCTGTACACCCAGGGCATGCTAACGCACAAATTATCGAACAAAGACCTCCATCATTAGAAGGCGATACGTTAGTCAACGACAGGTTTCCAAGACCACAAATCAACCCAGATAGCGAATTTATTCCAATACCAAATCCGAACTATGGAAGACAGCCGCAACAATATAGACAATTAGTACCAGAGCCTCAGTATTATGCTGGTGAACAGTATGACCTGAATAGGCCATCGCTAGTTGGAGACACAGATGTGAATTACAGGAGGCCACTTCCTGCAGAAAATCCGGACGCAGAATGGATAGGTGCCGTGAACTCTGCAGGCGAAGGAAGGCCAGGATCTTTAGTCAGATACAGACTACCTGGTGAGGGAGGGCATGTGTACTTCTTGACCCCACAAGCTGCTCAAGCAGTTCGTGAGAGGTACAGAGCTCCGGCGTACGGGCGGTGA